In Clupea harengus chromosome 13, Ch_v2.0.2, whole genome shotgun sequence, one DNA window encodes the following:
- the LOC105897409 gene encoding adipocyte plasma membrane-associated protein, translating to MNEPEGLRFRRLNRPQIITDSQEPRYKGTSTYSGKVFRVTLICVGGFLVLPLLVVILILESPIHPEVFSLSEPPELTGCYEPNLKLREAQRLYQDQLVGPESIANIGDVLYTGTADGKILKLDGKSVSVLARLGRPPCGSHDDEPTCGRPLGIRVGPNGTLFVADAYLGLFEVNPVTGHVTTLVHASQMVAGQRLSFINDLDVTQDGRKVFFTDSSSRWQRRDYLQLIMEATADGRVLEYDTLTKQVSVMMEGLRFPNGIQLLPDEESVLVTETTMARIRRVHVSGLNKGGMDTFIDNLPGFPDNIRRGSSGGYWVAMSAVRPNPGFSMLDFLSQRPWLKKLIFKIFSHDVLLKFVPRYSLVLELHESGVCVQSLHDPHGEVAAYISEAHEHDGQLYLGSFRSPFLCRLDLSKV from the exons ATGAATGAGCCGGAGGGACTGCGGTTCAGGCGACTAAACCGACCTCAAATCATTACGGACTCCCAAGAACCTCGATACAAGGGCACAAG CACATACAGCGGGAAGGTTTTCCGAGTGACGCTAATCTGTGTGGGGGGATTTCTCGTACTTCCACTGCTGGTGGTCATCCTGATTCTGGAGTCTCCGATCCACCCCGAGGTCTTCAG cctgagTGAGCCTCCTGAGTTGACTGGCTGTTATGAGCCCAACCTGAAGCTGCGAGAGGCACAGCGCCTGTATCAGGACCAGCTGGTCGGACCGGAGTCCATCGCCAACATTGGAG atgTGCTGTACACGGGCACTGCTGATGGGAAGATCCTGAAGCTGGATGGCAAAAGTGTTAGTGTATTGGCCAGGCTTGGCAGGCCTCCCTGTG GTTCCCATGACGACGAGCCGACCTGTGGGCGACCTCTCGGCATTCGCGTGGGGCCCAACGGCACGCTGTTCGTGGCTGACGCCTACCTTGGGTTGTTCGAGGTTAACCCCGTCACAG GTCACGTGACCACGCTTGTGCATGCGAGTCAGATGGTGGCCGGGCAGCGGCTCTCCTTCATTAACGACCTGGACGTGACGCAGGACGGCAGGAAGGTGTTCTTCACCgactcctccagcaggtggcagcgTAGAGACTACCTGCAGCTCATCATGGAGGCCACTGCAGATGGACG tgttctGGAGTATGACACGCTCACCAAGCAGGTGTCTGTGATGATGGAGGGCCTGCGTTTCCCTAATGGCATCCAGCTGCTCCCAGACGAGGAGTCTGTGCTCGTCACCGAGACAACCATGGCAAGGATCCGCAG GGTGCACGTGTCAGGGCTGAACAAAGGAGGAATGGACACCTTCATCGACAACCTGCCTGGTTTCCCTGACAACATCCGTCGCGGCTCCTCAGGGGGGTACTGGGTGGCCATGTCTGCCGTGAGGCCCAACCCCGGCTTCTCCATGCTCGACTTCCTGTCCCAGAGGCCCTGGCTCAAGAAGCTCATCTTCAAG ATCTTCAGCCATGACGTGCTGCTGAAGTTTGTCCCGCGCTACAGCCTGGTCCTGGAGCTGCACGAGagcggcgtgtgtgtgcagagtctCCACGACCCGCACGGCGAGGTGGCCGCCTACATCAGCGAGGCCCACGAGCACGACGGGCAGCTCTACCTGGGCTCCTTCCGCTCCCCCTTCCTGTGCAGACTGGACCTCAGCAAGGTGTGA